The following coding sequences lie in one Polynucleobacter sp. HIN7 genomic window:
- the frr gene encoding ribosome recycling factor yields MSAGQIKTNADQKMQKSIEAFKANLAKIRTGRANPGILEHLMVDYYGNPTPISQVANLGLADARTINVTPWEKNMVAVVEKAIRESDLGLNPATQGTVIRVPMPPLTEERRKELTKVVKAEGEETKVAIRNLRRDANEHLKRLTKDKEISEDDERRAQDEIQKLTDKFVADVDKLVIEKEKEIMTV; encoded by the coding sequence ATGTCGGCTGGACAAATAAAGACCAATGCAGATCAAAAAATGCAAAAGTCAATTGAGGCATTTAAAGCTAATCTCGCAAAAATCAGAACGGGTCGTGCCAACCCTGGTATTTTGGAGCACCTAATGGTGGATTATTACGGTAATCCCACGCCAATCTCGCAAGTGGCTAATCTAGGGCTAGCCGATGCGCGCACCATTAATGTGACCCCATGGGAAAAAAATATGGTCGCGGTAGTTGAGAAAGCGATTCGCGAATCAGACCTCGGTCTAAATCCTGCAACTCAGGGTACGGTGATTCGAGTGCCAATGCCCCCCTTAACTGAGGAGCGTCGCAAAGAGCTGACCAAAGTCGTGAAAGCAGAAGGCGAAGAGACTAAAGTAGCAATTCGGAATTTGCGACGTGATGCCAATGAGCATTTAAAGCGCTTAACCAAAGACAAAGAAATCTCTGAGGATGATGAGCGTCGTGCTCAGGATGAGATCCAGAAACTGACCGATAAATTTGTGGCGGATGTGGATAAATTGGTCATTGAGAAGGAAAAGGAAATCATGACGGTTTAA
- the bamA gene encoding outer membrane protein assembly factor BamA: MQYLASCFCIILLANAGLTQSALAADSFIVKDIRIEGLQRVEPGTVFSYLPVQVGERFTPEKAADSIKALYATGFFRDVQIQAQGDVLIVIVDERPTISRIEFTGMKEFDPEVVRKSLRSVGVADARFYDKALIDKAEQELKRQYVSKGLFAAEVVTTVTPGARNQVAIFFNIDEGPVAKIKEINFIGNKVFSESTLRSQMQLQTGGWLSWYSKDNLYSKQKLTADLETIRSYYLNRGYLEFVIESTQVSITPDKRDIYLTISIREGNKFTVKNISLAGELLGKEKEFQSLLKIKAGDTFSSAKLAESTKAIAEKLGSYGYAFAVINPQPDIRRDLNEVDITLVIDAGRRVYVRKVEITGNSKTRDLVIRREMRQFESAWFDSEKIRISKERIGRTGYVKDSEITTSDVPGSPDQVDVNVKVEEKPTGAISIGAGFSSTEKLILTAGINQENAFGTGTSIGLNFSLGKINQSLALSQFDPYFTEDGISRYTDFFYRSNKPLYYVGDPDYQIKSFGTNLKFGVPYTEVDRVFYGTALEFFDIYVTQNTPQPYQTYVQDWGQTIPSRLQTYNIPVNVGWARDGRDSALIPSKGSLQRLSAEVGTPLGNLLYYQLNAQYQQYHSFSKGNILSFNGEVGYGEAYGNKPYPITKNYFVGGIGSVRGYAPGSLGPTYFNTTTGTFLPTGGQSKIVTNVEYTFPVPGSGADKTLRLFTFADGGNAFQDINLVLKYSYGVGLSWISPLGPLKFSYGIPVNAQPTDRIQRLQFQVGTAF, translated from the coding sequence ATGCAATATTTAGCCTCGTGCTTTTGCATCATTTTGTTGGCCAATGCAGGATTGACTCAGTCAGCATTGGCTGCGGACTCATTTATCGTCAAAGACATTCGGATTGAGGGTTTACAGCGGGTTGAGCCTGGTACGGTATTTAGTTATCTCCCTGTTCAGGTGGGTGAGCGTTTTACCCCTGAAAAGGCTGCTGATTCAATTAAAGCCTTGTATGCCACTGGATTTTTTCGGGATGTTCAGATTCAGGCGCAAGGTGATGTCTTAATTGTGATTGTGGACGAGCGCCCCACGATTTCTCGTATTGAGTTCACGGGTATGAAGGAGTTTGACCCTGAAGTGGTCCGCAAATCATTGCGAAGCGTCGGGGTAGCTGACGCACGTTTTTATGACAAAGCCTTAATTGATAAAGCAGAGCAGGAGCTCAAGCGTCAATATGTGAGTAAGGGATTGTTTGCTGCTGAGGTGGTTACAACGGTTACACCAGGAGCTCGCAATCAAGTGGCGATCTTCTTCAATATTGATGAAGGACCAGTGGCCAAGATTAAAGAGATTAATTTCATCGGCAATAAGGTATTTAGTGAGAGTACTTTGCGCAGTCAGATGCAGCTTCAAACCGGTGGTTGGTTATCGTGGTACTCCAAAGATAATTTGTACTCAAAGCAAAAGCTAACCGCTGACCTCGAGACCATTCGTTCGTATTACCTCAATCGGGGCTATCTCGAGTTTGTGATTGAATCCACCCAGGTTTCTATTACCCCCGATAAGCGCGATATCTATCTAACCATCAGTATTCGTGAAGGCAATAAATTTACAGTCAAGAACATTAGTCTTGCTGGGGAATTGCTAGGCAAGGAAAAAGAGTTCCAGTCTCTATTGAAGATCAAAGCTGGCGATACTTTCTCCTCTGCAAAACTAGCGGAAAGTACCAAGGCCATTGCTGAGAAGTTAGGTTCGTATGGCTATGCCTTTGCGGTGATTAATCCGCAGCCCGATATCCGACGTGATTTAAACGAGGTGGATATTACGCTGGTCATTGATGCCGGTCGGCGCGTGTATGTGCGCAAAGTCGAAATCACAGGGAACTCAAAGACACGGGATCTGGTAATTCGGCGAGAAATGCGACAGTTTGAGAGTGCCTGGTTTGATAGTGAAAAGATCCGAATTTCGAAGGAGCGGATTGGTCGAACCGGCTATGTAAAGGATAGTGAAATCACCACTTCCGATGTTCCCGGCTCCCCCGATCAAGTCGATGTGAACGTGAAGGTTGAGGAAAAGCCAACGGGTGCGATTTCGATTGGTGCTGGATTTTCTTCTACTGAAAAATTGATCCTGACCGCTGGTATTAACCAAGAGAATGCATTTGGAACTGGAACCAGTATTGGTCTTAATTTCTCGCTCGGTAAAATTAATCAATCCTTGGCACTATCACAATTTGACCCTTATTTTACTGAGGATGGTATTAGTCGTTACACCGACTTTTTCTATCGCTCCAATAAGCCGCTGTATTACGTGGGTGATCCTGACTATCAGATTAAGTCTTTTGGTACTAACTTAAAGTTTGGGGTGCCTTACACTGAGGTTGATCGGGTGTTCTATGGAACGGCGCTCGAGTTTTTTGATATTTACGTCACTCAAAATACCCCGCAACCCTACCAAACCTATGTACAGGATTGGGGTCAAACCATCCCCAGTCGTTTGCAAACCTACAATATTCCAGTGAATGTGGGCTGGGCGCGTGATGGTCGTGATAGCGCACTCATTCCATCAAAAGGTTCTTTGCAACGCTTGTCTGCAGAGGTTGGAACACCATTGGGCAATCTTCTGTACTATCAGTTAAATGCCCAATATCAGCAATATCACTCATTTTCTAAAGGTAATATCTTGTCTTTTAATGGCGAGGTTGGGTATGGAGAAGCCTACGGTAATAAGCCATACCCCATTACCAAGAACTATTTCGTTGGCGGTATTGGATCAGTTAGGGGTTATGCCCCGGGTTCCTTAGGTCCAACTTATTTCAACACCACAACCGGCACCTTCTTGCCTACTGGCGGTCAATCGAAGATCGTCACCAATGTGGAGTACACCTTCCCAGTCCCGGGTTCGGGGGCAGACAAAACCTTGCGCCTCTTTACCTTTGCGGACGGCGGTAATGCCTTTCAGGATATCAATTTAGTCCTGAAATACTCTTACGGTGTTGGCTTGTCTTGGATTTCCCCATTGGGACCATTAAAATTTAGCTACGGCATACCGGTAAATGCACAGCCTACTGATAGAATCCAAAGATTGCAGTTCCAAGTGGGTACAGCGTTTTAA
- a CDS encoding M50 family metallopeptidase, translating to MEAISTLLYFLITIGILVSFHEFGHYSAARMCGVKVLRFAVGFGKPLLTLKSKSGTEWVIAAIPLGGYVKLLDGRDSEQQISAEEQAVAFDNQPLWQRSFIVAAGPLANFLLAIILLAFIYINGVPQLPAQIQAPAEQTMAAQLDMEKGDEILAWKTAGDDEFIPIVSWNDLRWRLLDAITAERGFSLELEAESGKRHIVEFKADALPRLSPGTDPFARLGILPIPGKDSEGESTWFELQLGPIDSLIYASERVWLITKVSTRMMIGLITGETSLKQLSGPISIADMAGKSAQFGWQSFVSFLALLSISIGLLNLIPLPMLDGGQLLYDAWELVSGKRLSTQLQAVFQRFGFILIIALTLFAVFNDLQRLFLSS from the coding sequence ATGGAAGCGATTTCAACACTTCTTTATTTCTTAATCACCATTGGGATCTTGGTGAGTTTTCATGAATTTGGTCATTACAGCGCCGCTCGGATGTGCGGGGTGAAGGTGCTGCGGTTTGCAGTTGGCTTTGGCAAGCCACTTCTAACTCTGAAATCAAAATCTGGAACCGAATGGGTCATTGCCGCGATTCCTTTGGGCGGCTATGTGAAGCTTTTGGATGGACGTGATTCGGAGCAGCAGATATCAGCTGAAGAGCAAGCCGTAGCCTTTGATAACCAGCCCTTATGGCAGCGTTCCTTCATTGTGGCTGCCGGTCCGCTAGCGAACTTCTTATTGGCAATCATTCTGCTGGCGTTCATCTATATCAATGGCGTACCCCAATTACCTGCACAAATACAGGCGCCTGCTGAGCAAACCATGGCAGCCCAGTTGGATATGGAAAAGGGTGATGAGATTTTGGCTTGGAAGACTGCAGGCGATGACGAATTTATACCAATTGTGAGCTGGAATGATTTACGCTGGCGTTTATTGGATGCAATCACTGCGGAGCGTGGCTTCTCATTGGAGCTGGAGGCGGAGTCTGGTAAGCGCCACATCGTGGAATTTAAGGCAGATGCTCTGCCTCGTCTGTCACCGGGAACAGACCCCTTTGCTCGTTTGGGCATTCTACCCATTCCAGGTAAAGATTCCGAGGGAGAATCTACATGGTTTGAGCTCCAGCTCGGCCCAATCGATTCCCTGATTTATGCCAGTGAACGGGTTTGGTTGATTACCAAAGTCTCGACCCGAATGATGATTGGCTTAATTACCGGGGAGACCTCCTTAAAACAGCTAAGTGGTCCGATTAGTATTGCCGATATGGCGGGCAAATCGGCCCAGTTTGGCTGGCAATCCTTCGTTTCTTTTCTAGCACTTCTCAGTATTAGTATTGGATTGCTAAACCTCATCCCTTTACCAATGCTGGACGGTGGTCAGCTCCTGTATGATGCATGGGAGTTGGTCTCTGGAAAGCGCTTATCCACTCAGTTGCAAGCGGTTTTCCAGCGTTTTGGCTTTATATTAATTATTGCGCTCACACTATTTGCTGTATTTAACGATCTACAACGCTTATTTCTGTCTTCATGA
- the tsf gene encoding translation elongation factor Ts has translation MPAITAAMVGELRAKTDAPMMECKKALTEADGDLAKAEEILRVKLGSKASKAASRIAAEGVIVSHIDGATGALLEVNCETDFVSKNDDFLAFSNGCAKLVAEKNPADVAALAALELNGKPVEAVRTELIGKIGENMNPRRFKRFAGGGQLVSYLHGNRIGVMVEYEGDATAAKDVAMHIAAMKPVSLSTADVPAENIATERKIAEQKALESGKPADIAAKMVEGSVQKYLKEVSLLNQAFVKNDKQTVEQMLKAANTTIKSFTLYVVGEGIEKRQDDFAAEVAAQVAAAKATA, from the coding sequence ATGCCCGCGATTACCGCAGCAATGGTTGGCGAACTCCGCGCCAAAACCGACGCTCCCATGATGGAGTGCAAAAAAGCATTAACGGAAGCCGATGGTGATTTAGCTAAAGCCGAAGAGATCCTGCGTGTGAAGTTGGGAAGCAAGGCTAGTAAAGCTGCATCACGGATTGCAGCAGAGGGTGTAATTGTTTCCCATATTGATGGAGCAACCGGGGCTTTATTGGAAGTGAACTGCGAGACTGATTTTGTATCCAAAAACGATGACTTCTTGGCATTTAGTAATGGCTGCGCCAAGCTGGTTGCCGAGAAAAATCCCGCAGATGTCGCCGCTTTGGCCGCTTTAGAACTTAATGGTAAGCCTGTCGAGGCTGTGCGCACCGAATTGATCGGAAAGATCGGTGAGAACATGAACCCCCGCCGCTTCAAACGTTTTGCTGGTGGTGGCCAATTGGTTTCTTATCTTCATGGCAACCGAATCGGTGTGATGGTGGAGTATGAGGGTGATGCAACAGCAGCGAAAGATGTCGCCATGCACATTGCCGCAATGAAGCCTGTTTCTCTATCGACTGCTGACGTTCCCGCAGAAAATATTGCAACCGAGCGTAAGATTGCTGAGCAAAAGGCTTTGGAGTCTGGCAAGCCAGCTGATATCGCTGCCAAAATGGTTGAGGGTTCGGTTCAAAAGTATTTAAAGGAAGTCTCTTTATTGAACCAAGCTTTTGTAAAGAACGACAAGCAAACCGTTGAGCAAATGCTAAAAGCAGCCAATACGACGATTAAATCCTTCACCCTTTATGTTGTCGGCGAAGGAATTGAAAAGCGTCAAGATGACTTTGCTGCAGAAGTAGCTGCTCAGGTTGCTGCTGCAAAGGCAACTGCCTAA
- the ispC gene encoding 1-deoxy-D-xylulose-5-phosphate reductoisomerase — protein sequence MHDPIARNLCILGSTGSIGMNTLDVVRAHRDQFRVSALTAGRQIERLAEQCLEFRPKIAVVHSAPDANTLKELLEGKGLTIAVHHGEAGLIAAVSESDCDTVMAAIVGAAGLLPTLRAAELGKRVLLANKESLVMAGDIFMNAAIRGGAELLPIDSEHNAIFQCLPPHFTSPKNTSSTKERLGVEEIWLTASGGPFRNTPIDQLANITPDQACAHPNWVMGRKISVDSATMMNKGLEVIEAHWLFGLPLEQIKVLIHPESVVHSMVRYRDGSVMAQLGQPDMRTPIAFGLAWPNRIDAGVAPLNLTQLSGLHFTEPDLLRFPCLGLAFAAARQGGASPTVLNAANEIAVAAFLEGRLPYLKIAQAVEFALNQFPGQKAGSLDEVLTVDREARLKTSDWIARQ from the coding sequence ATGCACGACCCTATCGCCCGTAATCTCTGTATTTTAGGATCTACCGGATCAATCGGGATGAATACGCTTGATGTGGTTCGGGCTCATCGTGATCAATTTAGGGTAAGCGCACTCACTGCTGGTCGGCAAATTGAACGTTTGGCAGAGCAGTGCTTGGAGTTCAGACCCAAGATCGCAGTGGTTCACTCGGCCCCTGATGCCAACACCCTAAAAGAATTACTCGAAGGTAAAGGACTAACGATTGCTGTGCATCATGGTGAGGCGGGTCTCATTGCCGCAGTCTCAGAGAGCGACTGCGATACCGTGATGGCGGCTATTGTTGGTGCTGCGGGTCTTTTGCCCACCTTACGCGCGGCTGAGCTCGGTAAGCGGGTACTGCTTGCGAATAAAGAATCTCTAGTGATGGCCGGAGATATTTTTATGAATGCCGCAATCCGAGGCGGCGCAGAGTTGTTGCCAATCGATAGTGAACACAATGCAATTTTTCAGTGCTTGCCGCCGCACTTTACCAGTCCAAAAAATACTTCGAGCACGAAAGAACGTTTGGGGGTTGAGGAAATTTGGTTAACGGCTTCTGGTGGACCCTTTCGGAATACCCCAATTGATCAGTTGGCTAATATCACGCCAGATCAGGCATGCGCTCATCCAAATTGGGTAATGGGTCGCAAAATTTCAGTTGATTCTGCAACCATGATGAACAAAGGCCTTGAGGTAATCGAGGCGCATTGGTTATTTGGATTGCCCCTCGAGCAAATTAAGGTGCTCATTCATCCGGAGAGTGTGGTGCATTCGATGGTGCGCTATCGAGATGGCTCGGTCATGGCTCAGCTCGGACAGCCAGATATGCGCACACCCATTGCATTTGGCTTGGCTTGGCCTAATCGCATTGATGCTGGTGTTGCGCCTCTCAATTTGACTCAGTTATCCGGTTTGCACTTTACCGAACCTGATCTTTTGCGTTTTCCATGCTTAGGTCTTGCCTTTGCTGCTGCAAGGCAAGGGGGGGCAAGCCCCACGGTTCTAAATGCCGCGAATGAGATTGCCGTCGCTGCATTTTTAGAAGGCCGCTTGCCATACCTAAAAATTGCGCAGGCTGTTGAGTTCGCGCTTAATCAGTTTCCCGGCCAAAAGGCAGGATCCTTGGATGAGGTTCTAACGGTTGATCGAGAGGCTCGCCTCAAAACCAGCGATTGGATTGCACGCCAATAA
- a CDS encoding OmpH/Skp family outer membrane protein: MMMIQGLMTKGSKLAITAFLTGICSVAFAQETAPRIAFVNAEKIFVESNMAKAAQSRLQNEFAKRQNEIRDGAQKIKAAAEKLDKEAAVMPEAERIRKQRELADFDRELQRKNRELNDDANQRNAEERAKIAEKANLAIRQVAEQRKIDVIFQEPPAYLNPRLDVTDEVIRVLNNLK; the protein is encoded by the coding sequence ATGATGATGATTCAGGGATTAATGACCAAAGGGTCTAAATTAGCTATAACTGCATTCTTAACGGGTATTTGTTCTGTTGCTTTTGCCCAAGAGACTGCTCCTCGCATTGCGTTTGTGAATGCCGAAAAGATTTTTGTTGAGTCCAATATGGCAAAAGCAGCCCAATCACGTTTGCAAAATGAGTTTGCGAAACGTCAGAATGAAATTCGGGATGGTGCTCAGAAAATTAAAGCCGCTGCTGAGAAATTAGATAAAGAGGCTGCCGTGATGCCTGAGGCTGAAAGAATTCGCAAGCAGAGGGAGTTGGCCGACTTTGACCGTGAGTTGCAACGCAAGAATCGCGAGTTAAACGATGATGCCAATCAACGTAATGCGGAAGAGCGAGCAAAAATTGCTGAAAAGGCTAATCTTGCCATTCGGCAGGTGGCTGAACAGCGTAAGATCGACGTGATTTTTCAAGAACCCCCAGCGTACCTCAATCCAAGACTTGATGTGACCGATGAGGTTATCAGGGTATTAAATAATCTGAAGTAA
- the uppS gene encoding polyprenyl diphosphate synthase: protein MTQAATSSTLAVPAVGSVPRHVAIIMDGNGRWATKRFMPRVAGHSEGLEAVRKVVEECVKQNVEYLTLFAFSSENWRRPPEEVGFLTKLFLKSLRKEVARLAENNIRLKMIGDLSRFGSAITEMVEFSEEKTKDCNRLTLTIAANYGGRWDILQAMQKALAQNPHLDPDGISEEWLAPHLSMAYAPEPDLFIRTGGEQRVSNFLLWQLAYTELYFTDILWPDFDAAELQKAFLWYAQRERRFGRTSAQLAEGSNPISLSDAV from the coding sequence ATGACCCAAGCAGCTACCAGCTCTACGCTTGCAGTTCCTGCCGTTGGTAGTGTTCCCAGGCATGTAGCCATCATCATGGATGGCAATGGTCGTTGGGCAACTAAACGATTTATGCCGCGCGTAGCTGGGCATTCAGAAGGGCTTGAGGCGGTACGTAAGGTGGTTGAGGAGTGCGTCAAGCAAAACGTTGAATATCTGACCTTATTTGCCTTCAGTTCAGAGAACTGGCGTAGACCTCCTGAGGAAGTGGGATTTTTAACAAAACTCTTTCTGAAATCCCTTCGTAAAGAGGTTGCTCGCCTTGCTGAAAATAATATTCGTCTGAAGATGATTGGTGACCTTAGTCGCTTTGGAAGTGCGATTACCGAAATGGTCGAGTTCTCGGAAGAAAAAACGAAAGATTGCAATCGCCTAACCCTGACGATTGCCGCTAATTACGGTGGGCGCTGGGATATCTTGCAAGCGATGCAAAAAGCACTCGCGCAAAACCCACATCTTGATCCAGATGGCATTTCTGAGGAGTGGTTGGCCCCCCATCTTTCGATGGCCTATGCACCCGAGCCTGATTTATTTATTCGTACGGGTGGTGAGCAGCGGGTTAGTAATTTCCTCTTGTGGCAATTGGCATATACCGAACTGTATTTCACAGATATTCTTTGGCCAGACTTTGATGCCGCTGAATTACAAAAAGCATTTCTTTGGTATGCCCAGCGGGAGCGTCGCTTTGGTCGCACCAGTGCCCAGCTGGCGGAAGGGTCCAACCCCATTTCCCTCTCCGATGCCGTCTAA
- the rpsB gene encoding 30S ribosomal protein S2, giving the protein MSVTMREMLEAGCHFGHQTRFWSPKMAPYIFGHRNKIHIINLEKTLPMFQDALKFVRQVAANRGTILFVGTKRQSREIIAQEATRAGMPYVDSRWLGGTLTNFKTVKGSIKRLKDMAAAKEAGDWEKLSKKDALTNEREFDKLQKSLGGIQDLNGVPDAIFVVDVGYHKIAITEANKLGIPVIAVVDTNHSPEGVDYIIPGNDDSSKAVILYVRGIADAILEGKANAVQQVLESVKEGEEEFVEEGKED; this is encoded by the coding sequence ATGTCAGTGACAATGCGTGAAATGCTGGAAGCTGGGTGCCATTTTGGCCACCAAACGCGCTTCTGGTCCCCCAAGATGGCCCCTTACATTTTTGGTCATCGCAACAAAATTCATATCATTAATTTAGAGAAGACCTTGCCCATGTTTCAGGATGCCCTGAAATTTGTGCGTCAGGTAGCTGCCAACCGCGGCACAATTCTCTTTGTTGGTACTAAGCGCCAGTCTCGCGAAATTATTGCCCAAGAGGCAACTCGTGCAGGTATGCCTTATGTTGATAGCCGTTGGCTTGGAGGCACCCTGACCAATTTCAAAACGGTAAAGGGTTCGATCAAGCGCTTAAAAGATATGGCCGCTGCAAAAGAGGCGGGCGATTGGGAGAAGCTCTCGAAAAAAGATGCCCTCACCAATGAGCGTGAGTTTGATAAGTTACAAAAATCACTTGGTGGTATTCAAGACCTCAACGGTGTACCGGATGCTATTTTTGTTGTGGATGTGGGCTATCACAAAATTGCAATTACCGAAGCCAACAAATTGGGTATTCCTGTGATTGCCGTAGTGGATACCAATCACTCACCAGAGGGCGTTGATTACATTATTCCGGGTAACGATGACTCGAGTAAAGCAGTCATTCTTTATGTTCGCGGTATTGCAGATGCCATCCTAGAAGGTAAAGCAAATGCGGTACAGCAAGTCCTCGAGTCTGTTAAAGAGGGCGAAGAAGAGTTTGTTGAAGAAGGGAAGGAAGACTGA
- the pyrH gene encoding UMP kinase, whose protein sequence is MPGYQRVLLKLSGEALMGDDAYGINPKTIDSMVTEIAEVVQLGVEIAIVIGGGNIFRGVAGGAAGMDRATADYMGMLATMMNSLALQDALRQKGVEARVQSALRMDQVVEPYIRPRAIRAMKEGKVVIFAAGTGNPFFTTDTAAALRAAEMGVEVMLKATKVDGIYSSDPNKDPSATLYSTITFDECLIKNLQVMDATAFALCRDRKLPIRVFSILKPGALLSVVRGEPEGTLVHV, encoded by the coding sequence ATGCCGGGATATCAACGCGTTCTACTGAAGTTATCGGGCGAGGCCCTAATGGGTGATGATGCCTATGGAATCAATCCGAAAACGATTGATTCCATGGTCACCGAAATCGCTGAGGTGGTTCAATTGGGCGTTGAAATCGCCATCGTGATTGGTGGCGGCAATATCTTTCGTGGTGTAGCCGGTGGCGCAGCCGGGATGGATCGGGCCACCGCTGATTACATGGGGATGTTAGCTACCATGATGAACTCATTGGCATTACAAGATGCGCTAAGACAAAAAGGCGTTGAGGCAAGAGTGCAGTCTGCTTTGCGAATGGATCAAGTGGTCGAGCCTTATATTCGGCCGCGAGCCATTCGAGCCATGAAAGAGGGCAAGGTTGTGATCTTTGCTGCTGGTACCGGTAACCCATTCTTTACAACTGATACTGCAGCCGCATTGCGTGCCGCGGAAATGGGTGTCGAGGTGATGCTCAAAGCAACTAAGGTGGATGGCATCTACAGCAGCGATCCTAATAAAGATCCAAGTGCAACGTTGTATTCCACTATTACTTTTGATGAGTGCCTCATCAAAAATCTTCAGGTGATGGATGCAACTGCATTTGCTTTATGCCGCGATCGAAAATTACCTATCCGCGTGTTTTCGATCTTAAAACCAGGTGCATTATTAAGTGTTGTGCGGGGCGAGCCAGAAGGTACCCTAGTTCACGTTTAA
- a CDS encoding phosphatidate cytidylyltransferase, whose translation MLKTRIVTAVIMLAILLPVLFLLPPIYLSGLFLLILVAAAWEWSRLIAPNASYAAYFYALACAMVVLFLWLFAIPAVEIALLSIALAFWIIGMPMILSQGIHLSLSRWRFIFSVLGFIILPSAWLSLDLLREIGLGWLLSALILVWLADIGAYFVGKSFGRRKLASQISPGKSVEGALGGLALCLGYAIGCAHYLPVNDTLFGSFQSKWGWGWMLLMTAVLVAYSIMGDLFESQLKRIAKVKDSSHLLPGHGGFLDRVDALLPVMPIAALFSIIVRS comes from the coding sequence ATGCTTAAAACTCGGATCGTAACTGCCGTCATCATGCTGGCCATTTTGTTGCCAGTATTGTTTTTGCTACCCCCAATCTATCTCTCCGGATTATTTTTATTAATCCTAGTGGCAGCGGCTTGGGAGTGGAGTCGCTTGATTGCTCCCAATGCATCGTATGCAGCCTATTTTTATGCACTGGCGTGCGCCATGGTTGTTCTTTTCCTGTGGCTCTTTGCAATCCCTGCGGTAGAAATCGCATTACTGAGTATCGCGCTTGCGTTTTGGATCATTGGCATGCCAATGATCTTGTCCCAAGGGATTCATCTTTCGCTGTCACGGTGGCGATTTATTTTTAGCGTTCTTGGGTTCATTATTTTGCCGAGCGCATGGCTATCTTTGGATTTGCTTCGTGAAATCGGCTTGGGGTGGTTATTAAGCGCATTGATATTAGTTTGGCTCGCTGATATTGGCGCCTATTTTGTTGGCAAGTCCTTTGGTCGACGAAAGCTTGCAAGCCAAATTAGTCCAGGTAAGTCTGTGGAAGGGGCTCTCGGTGGCTTAGCCCTATGCTTAGGTTACGCCATCGGCTGCGCACACTATTTACCGGTGAACGATACCCTGTTTGGGTCGTTTCAGTCGAAATGGGGCTGGGGCTGGATGCTTCTCATGACTGCAGTTTTGGTGGCTTACAGCATTATGGGAGATCTATTTGAGTCGCAACTCAAGCGGATCGCAAAAGTAAAGGACAGCAGCCATTTATTACCAGGGCATGGTGGATTTTTGGATCGTGTCGATGCTTTACTGCCGGTCATGCCAATTGCTGCATTATTCTCGATAATAGTGAGAAGCTAA